In a single window of the Bacillus mycoides genome:
- the rph gene encoding ribonuclease PH: MRVDGRGKAELRHIHIHTNYLKHPEGSVLIEVGDTKVICSATIEERVPPFMRGEGKGWVTAEYSMIPRATEQRTIRESSKGKVTGRTMEIQRLIGRALRAVVDLEALGERTVWIDCDVIQADGGTRTASITGAYVAMVLAFEKLLQAEKVSKIPVKDYLAATSVGVVEEQGVVLDLNYAEDSKADVDMNVIMTGKGQFVEVQGTGEEATFSRAELNELLDAAEQGIFQLVEKQKEALGDIVSHIE; the protein is encoded by the coding sequence ATGCGAGTAGATGGTAGAGGAAAAGCAGAGCTACGCCATATACATATTCATACAAATTATTTAAAACATCCAGAGGGATCAGTACTAATTGAAGTTGGGGATACAAAGGTAATTTGTTCAGCGACAATTGAAGAGCGTGTACCGCCGTTTATGCGCGGAGAAGGAAAAGGCTGGGTAACAGCAGAATACTCAATGATTCCACGTGCGACAGAGCAACGTACAATCAGGGAGTCAAGTAAAGGGAAAGTAACAGGGCGTACAATGGAAATCCAGCGTTTAATTGGACGAGCATTACGTGCGGTTGTTGATTTAGAAGCGCTTGGCGAAAGAACGGTTTGGATTGACTGTGATGTAATTCAAGCGGATGGCGGAACGAGAACAGCTTCTATTACAGGTGCTTATGTAGCGATGGTATTAGCTTTTGAAAAATTATTGCAAGCAGAAAAAGTATCTAAAATTCCGGTGAAAGATTATTTAGCGGCAACGTCAGTAGGTGTTGTTGAAGAACAAGGTGTTGTTTTAGATTTAAATTATGCTGAAGATTCTAAAGCAGACGTTGATATGAACGTTATTATGACTGGAAAAGGTCAGTTTGTTGAAGTGCAAGGAACTGGAGAAGAAGCGACGTTTAGCAGAGCTGAATTAAATGAATTACTTGATGCTGCTGAACAAGGGATTTTCCAACTTGTTGAAAAGCAAAAAGAAGCGTTAGGTGACATCGTATCTCATATAGAGTAG